From the genome of Megachile rotundata isolate GNS110a chromosome 3, iyMegRotu1, whole genome shotgun sequence:
TGTAAAAAGTTTCATTTGCGGTTTGCCTCCACAGATTTGTAAGTATATTGAatgttataatgaaaatattttaaaaaacattgACACTGAAAATCAGtactaattaataaaacatCATTTTGTAGAAACCAATGGAAACCCACAATAGGTTTGGAAATTCATGCACAAATTGCtacaaaatcaaaattattttctggagcttctacaaactttcaaagtccAATAAATTCTTGTGTATCACTTTTTGACTGTGCAACACCAGGAACAATGCCAGTAAAGTATAACAAacgtttttaacaaatattttaacaatttttaaatgtattactTTTACAGGTattgaataaaaaatgtgtGGAAGCTGGAATTTTAACTGCTCTGGCTCTTTCGTGCAAAGTAAATGATGTTTCAATGTTTGAAAGGAAACATTATTTTTACTCTGATTTGCCTGTAAATATGTTTCTCATAgccattaaaattgaaaagaatctgtaagataaaatatattcttttttatttttatattacagtaTGTTTTGTAagacaattattttatataggcAGGATATCAAATTACACAACAGAAAAAACCTTTAGCTGTTAATggagaaattaaatttgttgtgcCTAAACCAGAAATAAAAGGACAACATTATTTAAAGTCatcaaaaattaaacaaatacaaTTGGAACAAGACAGTGGCAGAAGTTTTTACAATGAACTTACAGAGAGGTATTAGTAGtgacttttctttttattattgtcATATCTTGAAAAGTAAATTTTACACAGTTTTAATTCCTGACAGAAATTTAATTGATCTTAATCGTGCTGGTATACCTCTGATGGAGTTAGTTCTTGAACCAGACCTAACAAGTGGAGAAGAAGCAGCTGCTCTTGTCAGAGAATTAAGTTTTATCTTGCAGTTAATAGGCACATGTTCATGCAAAATGGAAGGTCAATATACTAGTACAATTGTTTTTAGAGAATAATtatgaattacaaataaataatacttttataatttatagagGGAGCATTAAGAGTTGATGCAAATGTGTCTGTAAGTCAAGACAATGCATCTTTAGGTACTcgtacagaaataaaaaatattggaagTATACATGCTATTGCCAATGCTATAAGATATGAAATAGGAAGACATATAACCATTTTAAAAAAAGGTGGTCAAATTGTTAACGAGACTCGTGCTTGGGATCCGGAATGCAAGAAAACGATTCCTATGCGTGAAAAGGAAGAGAAACATGTAATGcaatatcaaattaaaatcaataacaagtatataattttgataataatttttaggATTACCGTTTTATGCCTGAACCAAATTTGCCACCTATATACTTACATGTcaatgaaaatatggaaaataaatataatttgattGATGTAACATCTTTAAGGCAGCATTTACCAGAGTTACCAGAACAAATGCGACAAGGAGTACTACAGAACCTTACACCTCCCACATATGTAGGGTTAACGGTAAGTTTTACATTtaagataaaaaaaatttaattcttaaattgatCGACCTTTTGCTTTTAGACTGACATAgaattgtttaatatatttcgTAATATATTAGAACATGGAAAACATCGTAATCCTCAGCTAGTAGCTTATATTCTTATCTCTGATATTACGGGTTTTGTACAGAAACATAATTTAGAAATGGTGTATTGGTAAGTTTGTCAAAACaagatagaaataaaatatattacttatATAACTAATTTTTAGTATAAATCATCTAAGTTATATTGGAGAATTGATCGATTTAATACAAGATAAAAGAATAAACTATTTAATATTGAGAAAACTGCTAGTCAAGTTACTTGATGGACAGAAGAAAACGGCAAAACAGGTAAAAATGGCTTTTTGCGCGAACTAAAATTACCTTGCATtggttgtaaattaattttaattatgctTTTCACTGGACAGATTGTCGAAGAAAATAATTGGTTCATGATATCGGATGTAagtgaattggaaaatgtatGTTTGGAAGTACTGAAAAATGAACCTAAATTAGTTAAGAAGTACAAGGCAGGACGTAGTCGTGTATTTAAAGTATTTCTACAGAAAGTAGCCACAGCTACAAACGATTGTGCAGATATGCAACAAGCTACAAAAATCCTGACGAGATTGTTaagctaatttttaaatatatggtTTTTGCAGCATAAAATATGAAgtactttaataaatatttattgtgttTACCTTTAAAATGTACTTACGTACCTCTATGTTTAAACcattatgaaatatataaaaaattttaatatttatttttttataaattgcaaatataactataaaagtaaatgaaaaatatttacgatTTAACAAACTGAAAACTATCACTTTTCTACGTAATTCCATTTTAGACTAAATTagcacaaaattttatttttaacagcgTTAATCGTATTATAAAATACTTCATAAAAATGTCAGACTATGTTCAGAAAATTTATGTACGTGATATTTGAGGGTGGGACATGTTTATTACAACAGTACAAAGTATAATAACAGCAACAATCTTTatcaaattaatgaatttttaaagactTGTTTGTTTCGAAAAAAATTATGAGTCATAAATTTCGTAACATTCATTCTATCTtgttacatattacatttataattaccTGTGGAATTATATTAatagtaaatgtattatttttataatgattAAACATACAGTTGTTTGATAAAGATTGAACCGTTTATcacaaattgtacaaaatgattttttttataatttacaataacgGGCATTGTGTATATTGTAATACTACTTTCatccaaatatttttcaaatgtaaTAAGCACATATATATTGCTATTATATAATACAATGAAAATATCTATATACTAAACAGTTAcacaaaattgttattttataacaaacatCATTATGAAACAACCATATCAacttatttttgtacaattttttacaataacATCGTTAAAAAACATGTCACCCATACATTGTCATTTGTTCTCCTTTTCGCTGATTATAAATTCATATGtttttttactaaaattaaaacttCATTATAAACATTGCTATCAAAAGCTAATATTGTTTTCTTGTTTTAATCCAATACATtaaattagttattaaaaataataacacagTTTTCATCATTGATTTCAGTTACTGAAAACAATTGCCTTCATCGCTTTAtacacattaaaaaatttcacttgaatcatatttttgttaacagtgaattgcaaaattatattaaaacataCATTATTCAATGCATGAACTTTCTATTCTCTGTAAAAATGGCAATGATGGAAGGATTACAAATTACAGTCTTCCAGGAAAGGCCACTTGAATAGCATGAAAATCATCCTCTTAATTTACTTCCTTTTATTGTTCTACTTAGTCTTGTAATACGTGACGAATGTTTTCGCTTGCATTACAATTATGGAAACAAgtttatacaataaatttgatatatatatatttctgacGTGTtttttgaaagtaaaaaattttgtcCTTATTTAACTCTAAAATGCCACATTATCATtatctattaaatatttacaaaatgtcCTTATAAAGAGTCAACATTAATAACGTgagttctttaaaaaaaaactgtCGTAAAGAACGTttgttttttcaataatttgaacGAAGTACATTTTGCTTTATAAAGTGACGGCTCTAAAATGAACCATGAAATTTATCTTCGAGAGGAAGAGTTAAATGTGAGAAAGTAAAAATTCTAGATCCTTTATGGTCAACTATTCACAATTCTAAGAATAGGAGCAATGTCTCTTTTCGCTCTTGGCACAGCCACGCgagtaatttgataataaattaaattactagCATAAGAATAAATTCATCAATATGTGATGATGTAATATACATTGTAAGAATACTAGCAATAATGATCATGATATTTTATAGCTAAAACAATTCATTCAATGCAATTGTAATGCAACATAAGAAACGCTATACAGCCTTCTTTTAAGACCACtggagttattttgataatttgctGATTACTCTGATCAAGGCACCATTTTCATCTTTTAGCCTCTGATTTTCACATTTTAGTTGGTCCATTAcctaaaaaaaggaaaaatatacaaatattttgtgtcacatttaattatatttcttaaatgaaaaaggaaagaaatacAAAGGCAATACCGTTGTAAATTAGGTGAAAAAaacgtttgaaaaaaaaaattggaaaggGGAAACAAGCATATATTGTTGCAACTAAAGCTTTAGAAACcaaaacaatataataatttgatgcAAACTAAAGGAATAATGTTAAACGAGCAACGTAATATACATTTATGTAACAGGTGGGTGTAATTGTAACACCATACTTTTACACATAAAAAATCTCTTcaatataataacaattatgTATGTACTACCCAATATGGAGCATACTATATCCTTTGtgcttataataataattttgagtgGTGTTATATCCTAATATAATATCTTTGATGAAACTGTGTTTACCAAATAATATACTTAGTGTTAATTTATATAGATTATGTTGTTAAGAATATAGTTTTTCCACTATtcttataaaaatgttatacttTACTTACTGAATTTGATCATGCATCTTATAAAGCTTCCCATTACAAAATTATCATCACACATCAAATGAAGAATGATATGAACGATAAACATTggacattaaaatattaaaataaaacaatgagtagtgtaattaaaatattacattctTACATTGAACATGCGTtgtacaaaatgtaaaaatattattttataaatatatcttgtaaaaaagattaattataatttttaaattattttttaaaacgaaAAAGATTGTTTTCAAATTCGTAATTTCTGATGTGATATTatcagaaaattataaatttaattccaatttaagttttgtttaaattttattaatgaattgGGCTTGTGGAAAggaaaatattcttaaaaatgcATTAGAAGACAGACTGCGTTTTTCAATGCCAGTTAACATACATCTACATGTTTGATATAACTGTTTGATATAAAATACCGAATGGCAATAGTGcgatttttatctattttatttaatagtattttttgcaagaatttaaaaatataaaatatggacaaaaattaataaaaatacacatTATACATTTGAAAGGGTAATTAGTGGAATGGAAACAAATTTAGTTTTATGTAATTACAGCATAATTTCcatgaaaaaaatgtattttatgtaaGCTTTAAATTCTTTTACGATAAGCtgttataaattgtttaaataaaattgttcgaaTGATCGTAATCGCACGAAATGTATTTTGCGAAGCTGTATTTGTAAGATAAGTCAGTGAGCGACATcgtttcaaagttttaatattgcaattaattaattaatattgtacgtGAAATACGATGTACACTGTTAACGCAGATGCTGTCATTATATCCTTTACCTATTTAGTAGTATTGGTGAGTTTGGATACGACGCGGGTAAGTGCCCGATTTTCGGCTTTCAATCTCTCATTTTCAGCTTTGAGTTTTTGTAATTGCTGTAAACAGTGAAACGATTAGCCCAAAATCCGCTTGTCTTATAAAAGGCCCACCAGaataataatatgtaatctACATCATTTGTTACGTTAACAATGATTTTCAAGTATCACCAAATACAATACCATAATGTGAACTCTAAACCATATGtagtttgtataataaaaaaggaAGTACAAAATGCCAATTGAAAACCATTATACTGCGTAAATAATAAGCGCgattattcaataaaaatactaaaaataaaagcatCAAGAAAtggcaaataaaaaaaaagcaaTGCATTAAAAGCAgcttgtacttttgtgattctTCCTTAAATCAACCACTCCAGAAATGCTGAAACCTCCTCTGTATTTAGTCATAACAATCAAAacataattgaaaaaattgtgaCGTGCACTCTAACTAAGGAATATACGTATAATTAAACATTTGTAGAAATACATGAAcgtataataatagaaattatgATATATTAAGTATAACTATTTAGCTGAAATATGATTTCTGAATCaatgttacatatttttataacacttatttttgtaaaaatattaagtatATAGTATGATAATGTAAATATAGAATGGAAATCATTCGTTTTTACCTTCAATTCTTCCTCCATTTCCGACAATTTCCTTTCCATCGCTCTCCTTTCCCTTTTCTCAGCTTCAGATAGAACGGTCTTATTTTGTGTGCTTTGCGCTTTGTCCAATAAATTTCTGACTTCTTTCAATTGTTCATCCGACCGCCTAAGTTTTTCTTTAAGTCTTTCATTTTCTGCTTGAGATTCTTcgtataattttttgtaatcTAGTTCACCGTTTTCAGATGTTGTAGATTTTATTCTAGTCGACATAGAAGGTGCCTCCGATGATAACGAAGATATAGATCCTAGTCTATTAGATCTTCCAGAACGATCATTTCCACTCtggaaaacaaaattaaacaaagataatgtataaaaaaaaattaaaattctatgaTTAAATTCATCTACAAATCATAAAAAGTATTTCTCCTTATAcagaatttaaatatattttcttacaATGTATCCTTCAGAACTGGCTAAACTTTGTAGACTAGAACTTCTAGAtccaatttgaaaatctggttttattcttgttttattaaagctttcagttCTCTGTACTTGAGAGTTGTTTGGATTAAgacttaaataattataatttgtggATGATGGTAACCGTAAAGAATTGATATTCAGTGGCAGAGTTATACTTCCATATCCTGACGTAGTTCCACCATATGTTGTGTAAGGATTTTGATAACTTAAATTGCTTGTGGAATTTGAGTAAGAATTTTTTTTGAATGAGTCATTACTTTTGGagactttatttaaaaaatttggcacTCCAATCGAATTTCCATTAACACCTAACAAACTAGAATAGCTATTTTGATTCAAAGGAAATAGTCCAGTAATACTTCGTGATCTGTGTCCAAAAATTGAACTTCCATTTGCAGATGCTTGAGCTCTTAATCCTGCAGCTGTTGTTGGCTTTGCTTGGGATCTTTTTCTGTAGGATGACATTGTTTATAAAACtggtacaattattttaaaaattgtattaagttaATCACGTTTCTTTTAGAACTGCTATTAAGattttacatattatattttatataaggaTTTGGACATATTTCATGATTTAATGTAATACTACTTTGTCACAAAATGCACAGTATAAACGATCTAATTCTAATGACAGCAAGAATTTGACTGACGTGAACTGGGTGGAGGAACTTAAAACATCGGCCAGTTTACTCTAAAGCATCAGTTGGTAGGCTATTTATAAATCACATGCATAAACCTATACTAATATCAAGGTTGTATGTTTTAGAATAAACATATTTGCTGTTTCAGTCTCAAAAGGTTTTATGTGATTAATAAATACTatgaaacatatatatacataaatgtatatacatatatttgtgcatataaatttattttattaactatataaagttaattaatatattaaattatattattgagaATATATATGAACATATCTGCATACATGATAGTgataaataaaagtaatgactaactgaaataattttattaattattatttatcaatttactctGGTTTTGAATTTTACCTACTACATGATATAACACATCATAGTAATATTCATTTTACTACATTTcttaagttttattttattaacaaatatttttagcaGTATGTAGAAAGAATAAGGAAATTCCTATTAGGTTACCCTAAatgtcaaagtatcaaattgtTCTAAATGTCGATAGGATATTTTTAGATACCGCCAAGCCATGTTCATgatcaatttctttttatttttgtttcttatttCATTCATCCAAATAAATCTTTATTACCAATTCCCTTTAAGAAAACTGTATTTATTGGTATTTCCAGTTTAATTTTAAGATGTAGTTTGAAGAAACATTAGTAAACTATTTTTAACAAAGCATACATGCATAGGGGTTAATCTTCCCAGAGACTAACCTAAAAATAACACAAAGCGACTTGGGCTTCATGAAATTGCGTTTATATTAGAACGGTTGTACATAGTACTCGATGATTTTGTTAGAAATGcactataaaaataaacatttagcAGTTAACATATACAGAATTTAGACTATTGCACaccaattttattgtaaaaatagaaaatatgataaaaataaaatttaatgaaaataataaatatttatgaatgatTATCAAAGAATCATTGTAATGCAGAGACATTGATTTTCAATATATGATTGCTAAGTTATTCAAATAACTGTTAATACAATTTATACGTTTTAAATAACACAAATGATAAAACTGAATCGCTTACCTCATGGTTAATTTTGTTCTCGTCACAATCACCTCCGGCAGTTAAGTCTTGTTTTTCAGGATCAATTTCCTgcaaaatatttgattaaaGTTTTCACTAGTAAAtctattcaattaaaaaattaaaatatactacTACAACGTCaacgaaaaattgaatttataaagAAACATAATTATTACTAACGTCCATATCAACGTGAACAACGCCTGTAGATCTTCTTTTGGGTCTCCGTCTCCTTTGTATCACAGCTTGTGTAGCTTGTGCATTTCTGCTATCATTTTCCTTATCTTGTTCTGAAACGTATCagtagaagtaaaataaaaactaatatttgtaaaattcaagTACCATATGTTTTAAGTTTCGACGAGTATTATCTATACCTTTATCTTCAGGTTGCTTCAATGGTCGTCTAAGTGGTAATGTTACGGTTGTTTCGGCACTGCTTGTTGCAATAGTTTCAACGGGAGCTGACGACGGTCTTGGTATACTAGCACCTGTGGAAGGTCTTCTCATATATGCTGTAGTAGTATCAGGATTAGGTACCATGGTGGTTCTGTTATTGGCGTCTTCTAATTGGAactatacaataaaattaatgtcttaaattttatgttataaaatatatatgtatatattttgtttatacaaaatatgcTACAAACTTGAAACCTACTTATATATAGTATAAATCACAAACCTTGCTCCCATTATCTACTTTTAACCTCCACGAAGGCCGCCTTTCAGGCAAATTAAGTTCTTCAGAGGATTTATTTGTAGTCACAGTAGTAGGAGTTGCTGTTgttattgtagctgtaattgaGGCTGTATTGCTGGTAGTAGTTGCAGGCTatgttatacaaaaattaaataaataaaaaataagaagtaATAATTGTAAAGCTTTCAGCACTATAACAACACTTAGTATATAAGAAtagttaatataaaaatgaaaacaacAAACTAGTTATGTACCTAGTTTATAAAAGATCGTAAATTAATTGCATATATTatgaatatgtatttaaaagCTAAAAGTGATATTACGAAATAAAGATTTACCTGCGTAGAAGATATTGTAGTaggaatttcattattttgttgCTTTTTCTTCACTAATTGTTCTGCGCTTTTGATTTCATCTAACGTTACACCCTGAGTCGAACGTCGAGTTTCCCTTACTCTCTTCGCGTGTGCTTTTCTCTGTGTTTCACTTTCTTCATCACGAACCGGAGGAACAAAAGATCTAAACAAACATTATGTATACGAGATTAATAACATTATGATTAGTACTTTTATTACGTTCGAAAATTTGttgtaaaatataacaaaatcttGAAGAAGCATTAAACATTGTCATGAACACATCCAAAAGCAGCATTTACAAATATCACATAAAACAATTATACTTTCATTTGAAACgaaaacaataatattattattcattgtaatcatgattatatgtataaatattacagtagtaagtgtaatatttaatattgaaaacattgtttaaatttttaataaatatatacctgcacagataaaatatattttgatgtATTTAAAACAtgctaaaattaatgaaaacatgACTTGCTAATATACgtattttattctgtttttaGTTATTCACGACAAATGCGTGCACATGGAACGATTCTGTATCAGTATTAGAAAATTGATAAACAGTATGTATTATTAAAAGGATACAAAATGTGAAACTACTTAtgtgattaaataaattaaaccaAATGTTTCGATGGCAGTGTTCCTGAACTGGAAATATTTTCACTAGTAAAACAAGGCAGTGGTTATTGgggtaaaaatattttaggatAAAGATACGCAACTGAAATAAATAATCACACTGCAAAGCAAATGTCCATGCCACTGCCAATAACTTAACATCATGTGTATAGATATTATACGATATGCGAAATCACACATTTCAAGAGAATCTTCTCAGGTCAAACATTAAGTACCCACTTGAAGAAATTCTTGAAGATATTTCCTGGACTTAGTTTGCTCCCTCCTGGTGTAGTGGGAGTTCCAGGAACTGCTACTGAATTGTTTGTAGTTGTACCTTCCACTGGTTGAACACTACTCAACCATATTAACATCATTGTACgatgtaaatatgaatatataaacTTTGGTCTTTAAAAGTGTTTCTTTTAAGCATATATAACAATATACTCTTTGcataattaagtttaaaatatcTGCATATATTCTTTTATGTCTTTTACTTTTCTTTAAAAAGTTATAGAACAATACCTCAATgaccaatattttattacacttttaatcaaatttataaaaaataaattttctttttcttaataTTTACCTGCGAATTTGATTGGTTGGAATAGGACTTGTTgtagttgttgttgttgttgtggcAGTTGTAGTAGCTGTAGCTGTAGTAGTTGGCAGTGTACTTGACACTATTGTTTTAGATGTAGATGTTGGTGAAAGTGTATTGCTTCCTTGTGGCAGTCTTGATAGTTCCAAGTTTAATTTTGCTTCTTTTCTTCTAAAGTTAAAACAGCATAGTTGTTACATCAAAcacagatattattttatttacctgaattttataaaattagatCATTTACGGCAAACAAACTGTGAAATTTCATATTCTATTTGTAATGTACACAAAAGTTATTAATGTTCAAGCAAAGCAAAAGCAAAGAATGGAAAAgcttaataaattaatgatcacaaatgtaaataaatagcaTATACGGAAAAAATGGAGAACTTGTGGTACAATACTAAATAGAATTATACATATTGAAAGCATTAATATACAAATCACGTATGAAACATGCGCACCTGTAGGTTTCGCGTAGAGATGCAGAACGGGTCGTAGTATTGGTGTGAGTAGGAGTAGCTGCATTGCAGCAATGGAGAGTAGGGCAGGAAAACGCCTTGATGCGAGCTCGTAATGCCATGTACTGCTCATAGAACCTGCATAACATGCATCATGCCATGCATACAACTAAACTAATTTTCAATATGCGTAAAGCTCAAGAATCTACTGCATTAAATGTTTACACAAATAATTGCTTACATGTGCAAACactgatataaaaaataataaacgtaagACTAAATGATATGCGGAACTATAAACAGTTGTAATGTAACACAGAGGTAAATATGTTAACAGAATTTGTGTGATATTACAATAAATGAAACTGCAAAATTATAATACTACGCGCTTATGGATAAATACTTTTAACTTACTTTTCATCTGTCTCAAAACTATGTGTTCTTGTCAATACCACATCGGGTTCTGTGTTCAATTTGTTTGGTATTGTTGgtgatataatatttttatctttttcttcAAGTCCTGAATATGTatacaaaagtaaataaaataattctaaattaaaatcaCGTAAATTGTTACTGTAGCAATAACTTACTTGTAGGTACAGTATTTGTTGTTTCTGTGTTTTGTATTCTATTTCTGAAAGAGCCTGAACGCCTCCAGGATGGTATAACTCCTTCTTCGTTATTATCAGTCTGTTGCTTTGGAGGCATTACTGGAGCCtagaaaaataattagaaaaatgaattagaattttttttaactttgtactgcaaaaattaaatatttacaaaactaTTACAAAAGCAGTACCTGATTAGGAACTTTATTAACTTCGACAGGAGACGACGAATTACGCGGAGATGTTTCTTCCCTATTCGctctatttttcttttctgtaaaattaaattaaaattaatattttccatGAATGTGTTACTCAACAATTACTTTCTACGATAAAAGGGAAATCGATGTAGTCACGTATTCGTTTATtgcattgaaaaattaattttaacaaccGAACTTTTAAATagcatttttaaaatgaaaaggaATAGAAAGAAAACATATGTATCTTATAATACATGCAACAAAGTgtgattttaataatataaaaacagtCTTACAGACAAAACTCACCATCATCTGTAAGACATGGAGAGTGGTTTGATTCGTTAGACTTATCAGATTGATTGGAGTAAGTGGAAGAATGTGAGTCTGAGCTAGTCTCAGATTCACCTTCATCATCACTCTCTTCCATATCTGTTTCACGTGTCGCTTCTGTCCATGCAGCATTGTTACAAGAAATACAAATTGCTGTTAAGGTAAGTAAAATAGACTTGCAAAACTGAACAGTGTGCAGTAtatctttcataaaaatatattcctaCCTAAATCAGCACTTCCCAACCATTTGTAAATGGATTTAAGTAAACGAAAgcgtttttcaaaataaaacatgttaaaaagaaatatgtaGTAATATTATATCTATGAAGGAAAAAATGATTGAGAAATACTAGCTCCATCTTTTAAATTTGCAGAGTGTTCTAATAGTACTACTTTGTCGCATTTTCAACATATTTTTCTAATGCAGTAATACTTATGGAACATTCTATACACATATAGTAAGTTCACAAATTCATCACCatttagtaataaaataaaacaatccgtcaaaatgtttaaatgtggACATGCAAATCAG
Proteins encoded in this window:
- the Mbs gene encoding myosin binding subunit isoform X1, coding for MSLESRSSSALFKRAEQLKRWEQSETNREPAQPRQVARKIKFSADCVFLAACAAGDKEEVIRLLQKGADINTGNVDGLTALHQACINDDLDMVEFLVEQGADINCGDNEGWTPLHATASCGFISIAKYLIEKGCNLGAVNYDGQLALDIAQTDEMEDMLQQHINKAGIDCDHARSEEERSMLNDARAWQAGAAGKDAIHPKSGATALHVAAAKGYVDVMEILLQARCDVNAQDFDGWTPLHAAAHWGQLEACELLVENFCNMDIKNYADQTAFDIADTNILSALKELKAKQQQLMKDHPQIINKKQPTIPKKRVSTSNENTIVTQESVETFEEETPNKVKKVELEIQSDKEDSSTGTNSDVAICISCNNAAWTEATRETDMEESDDEGESETSSDSHSSTYSNQSDKSNESNHSPCLTDDEKKNRANREETSPRNSSSPVEVNKVPNQAPVMPPKQQTDNNEEGVIPSWRRSGSFRNRIQNTETTNTVPTRLEEKDKNIISPTIPNKLNTEPDVVLTRTHSFETDEKFYEQYMALRARIKAFSCPTLHCCNAATPTHTNTTTRSASLRETYRRKEAKLNLELSRLPQGSNTLSPTSTSKTIVSSTLPTTTATATTTATTTTTTTTSPIPTNQIRSVQPVEGTTTNNSVAVPGTPTTPGGSKLSPGNIFKNFFKSFVPPVRDEESETQRKAHAKRVRETRRSTQGVTLDEIKSAEQLVKKKQQNNEIPTTISSTQPATTTSNTASITATITTATPTTVTTNKSSEELNLPERRPSWRLKVDNGSKFQLEDANNRTTMVPNPDTTTAYMRRPSTGASIPRPSSAPVETIATSSAETTVTLPLRRPLKQPEDKEQDKENDSRNAQATQAVIQRRRRPKRRSTGVVHVDMDEIDPEKQDLTAGGDCDENKINHESGNDRSGRSNRLGSISSLSSEAPSMSTRIKSTTSENGELDYKKLYEESQAENERLKEKLRRSDEQLKEVRNLLDKAQSTQNKTVLSEAEKRERRAMERKLSEMEEELKQLQKLKAENERLKAENRALTRVVSKLTNTTK
- the Mbs gene encoding myosin binding subunit isoform X8, with translation MSLESRSSSALFKRAEQLKRWEQSETNREPAQPRQVARKIKFSADCVFLAACAAGDKEEVIRLLQKGADINTGNVDGLTALHQACINDDLDMVEFLVEQGADINCGDNEGWTPLHATASCGFISIAKYLIEKGCNLGAVNYDGQLALDIAQTDEMEDMLQQHINKAGIDCDHARSEEERSMLNDARAWQAGAAGKDAIHPKSGATALHVAAAKGYVDVMEILLQARCDVNAQDFDGWTPLHAAAHWGQLEACELLVENFCNMDIKNYADQTAFDIADTNILSALKELKAKQQQLMKDHPQIINKKQPTIPKKRVSTSNENTIVTQESVETFEEETPNKVKKVELEIQSDKEDSSTGTNSDVAICISCNNAAWTEATRETDMEESDDEGESETSSDSHSSTYSNQSDKSNESNHSPCLTDDEKKNRANREETSPRNSSSPVEVNKVPNQAPVMPPKQQTDNNEEGVIPSWRRSGSFRNRIQNTETTNTVPTRLEEKDKNIISPTIPNKLNTEPDVVLTRTHSFETDEKFYEQYMALRARIKAFSCPTLHCCNAATPTHTNTTTRSASLRETYRRKEAKLNLELSRLPQGSNTLSPTSTSKTIVSSTLPTTTATATTTATTTTTTTTSPIPTNQIRSVQPVEGTTTNNSVAVPGTPTTPGGSKLSPGNIFKNFFKSFVPPVRDEESETQRKAHAKRVRETRRSTQGVTLDEIKSAEQLVKKKQQNNEIPTTISSTQFQLEDANNRTTMVPNPDTTTAYMRRPSTGASIPRPSSAPVETIATSSAETTVTLPLRRPLKQPEDKEQDKENDSRNAQATQAVIQRRRRPKRRSTGVVHVDMDEIDPEKQDLTAGGDCDENKINHESGNDRSGRSNRLGSISSLSSEAPSMSTRIKSTTSENGELDYKKLYEESQAENERLKEKLRRSDEQLKEVRNLLDKAQSTQNKTVLSEAEKRERRAMERKLSEMEEELKQLQKLKAENERLKAENRALTRVVSKLTNTTK